Part of the Tolypothrix sp. PCC 7910 genome, TTCTCCTGTGTGATTTCCACTGCCTACCTTTTTTAATAATTGCCGAAATAAATTGCTCATTTGTCATTTGTCCTTTGTCATTTGTCCTTTGTCATTTGCCCTTTACCGTTGTGAACTCGAGACAACTATATAGTGACCTAATTTTAGATTTGAACTTAGAAATTTCACAGGTTTGAGGCTGCAAGATTAATTTTTGCAGTAAATCTAAAATCTAAAATCCAAAATTGATTGACTGTTAAGAAGCCGATCGCTGTTGGTTAATTTGCGGCGGGATATTTTGTCGCACCAGTTGCCAAAAGTGGTTGATTGGGGGAATTTGTAGGCGATCGCCAGTGGTAACCATAACTACCCGGCGTGTCAAACTCGAATTATCAGATAGATTACTGTTACTATTACAGGCTAAAGGCCGTACTGCCAAGGTGGGATCTAGCCGCGCTTCCATCAGTGCGGAATGGGGTAGCAAAGCTATCAGTTCTCCTTGACGCACTACTCCCCGGAAAGCGTCTAAAGTATTGACCTCTAAAGCTGCTTGGAGTGTAGCTTCTAAACGCTCAAACCTATCTTGTATTAAACGTTGCATCCCGTAACCATCTTTAAAAACCACTTGAGGGTAACGAATTAGCTCCGACCAAGGAATATATTCATATTGGGCTAAGGGATGTTTGGCAGAAGTTAATACCTCAATGGGTTCTTCATATAGTACTTCTACCACCATTTCGCGGCCAGTAGTTAAGAAGCGATTATTCATCACGATCGCCAAATCCACCAGTCCATCTTTGAGGACTTTTAAAGCGCGATCGCTACCCAAGGAAGTTACCCGCAATTGCACCTCTGGGTAATCACGACAAAATTGTTGTAATACTGGTGGCAAATACGATCCACACATCGAGTGAATCGCTGCAATACACAATTCTGGTTGCTTACCTGCAATTAAATCTGTTAGTTCCTCTGTCGCTGTTTGCCACTCCTGACAAATTTTTCGCACGCGGGGTAATAAGCGTTCACCGCCTAGTGTTAGCTTGGCGTGAGTCGTGCGGTGAAACAACTCTAGCCCCAAATCAGCTTCTAAGGCTTGAATTTGACGGCTAATTGTCGATTGAGTGACACCACATTTTCTGGCCGCTTGTTGAAAGCTGCCGGTTTCCGCGATCGCTAAAAAGGCTTGCAACTGCTCTAGTCGCATTTTTTTGTAGCCTGAATTACATTTATTGATTTCATTAACTTAACGGATTTTCTACCTCAATTTGGTACGGTTTGTTACAAGTGCTTTCTTCTGCAATATTTTAATTTAACTTTTTCTGAAAGTCGTTTTATATTTTTTCTCATTAATAGTCATCCTGAAGCCGCATTTGTCGCCAAATCTCCTCAAGACGAAATTTTAAATTTTCTTTCGTCGTATCTAAATATCAAGACAAGGGGATTGGGAAACTCGGGGACTGGGGAGATGAGGGAGAAATAAAAAACACCAATTACCCATTACCCATTACCCATTACCTACCACTCCGCCAAAGCGATCGCGACTCCTTGCTGTAAGTCGGGAGTGATGGTGGTGTTGTTGGCTAATTTTTGTAATTGTTGATGGGCGATGTCTGGTGAGAGATTTTTGAGGGCGGCGATCGCGTGTAGTCTTACTGATGGTTCTGCGTCAGCTAGGAGTAGAATTAAGGGTTCAATCGCTTGGATGCAGCCTAGCTGTCCTAAAGAGAGGGCGATCGCATTTTTGATGTTGGCAAGTTCTTTGGCGGGATGGTTTGATTGCAGTATTGCCAATAAAATTTCTGTGGCTAATAGCATTAACTCTGGCTGTTGTACTCGCCCTAAAACTGTGACAATTTCCTGCCACACTGTTTCGGATGTGCTTTGATTAAATGCTTGTTGGAGATATGCCAAACTTGTAGCTGTTCCTAACCAACTCAGGGCGCGAATTATTTCTAATTGCAGCTTGATGGATATATTTGGTGATATTAAAGCTACAAATAAGCATTGAGCCGCATTGTCATTACCCATGCGAGCCAGGGTAATTGCAGTAGTACAAGCAACATCTTCGTTTAAATCATCAAGTCTAGGTTGG contains:
- a CDS encoding LysR family transcriptional regulator; this translates as MRLEQLQAFLAIAETGSFQQAARKCGVTQSTISRQIQALEADLGLELFHRTTHAKLTLGGERLLPRVRKICQEWQTATEELTDLIAGKQPELCIAAIHSMCGSYLPPVLQQFCRDYPEVQLRVTSLGSDRALKVLKDGLVDLAIVMNNRFLTTGREMVVEVLYEEPIEVLTSAKHPLAQYEYIPWSELIRYPQVVFKDGYGMQRLIQDRFERLEATLQAALEVNTLDAFRGVVRQGELIALLPHSALMEARLDPTLAVRPLACNSNSNLSDNSSLTRRVVMVTTGDRLQIPPINHFWQLVRQNIPPQINQQRSAS